In the genome of Mucisphaera calidilacus, one region contains:
- a CDS encoding NifU family protein, whose translation MTDSTDTSLHERVDEIINLIRPAIQSDGGDLELVEVSEDGEVRVRLHGACVTCPSRSMTLRMGIERNLKQRIPEITHVAQVP comes from the coding sequence GTGACCGACTCCACCGACACAAGCCTCCACGAACGCGTCGACGAGATCATCAACCTGATCCGTCCCGCCATCCAGTCCGATGGCGGCGACCTCGAACTCGTCGAAGTCTCCGAGGATGGAGAAGTCCGCGTCAGGCTCCACGGCGCCTGCGTCACCTGCCCCTCAAGGTCCATGACCCTTCGCATGGGCATCGAACGCAATCTCAAGCAGCGAATCCCCGAAATCACCCACGTCGCTCAGGTCCCGTAA
- the mtnP gene encoding S-methyl-5'-thioadenosine phosphorylase, producing MSETTMKLAVIGGSGLGDALGGEKGEVREVETPFGSPSGPIVETEWSGTPVYLLQRHGPGHLLNPSQVPYRANIYALKSLGVTHVVASGAVGSLRESVRPGDLMIPDQVIDKTTKRANTFYDAAAVHVELAEPFCPVMRRWLLEASERLASTRVVGSGTYVCMEGPAFSTRAESELHRSWGADLIGMTVMPEAKLAREAELAYALVALPTDFDCWRPVDPDQSRQDLLAEIIGNLQKATAASLALIREALSDLELLAAEPSPAHRALALGIWSDKAKIPPEEVERLGVLWGRYFKGEG from the coding sequence ATGAGCGAAACCACGATGAAGCTGGCGGTGATTGGCGGTTCGGGGCTGGGCGATGCTTTGGGTGGGGAGAAGGGCGAGGTTCGGGAGGTGGAGACGCCTTTTGGTTCGCCGAGCGGCCCGATCGTCGAGACCGAGTGGTCGGGGACGCCTGTGTATCTGCTTCAGCGGCACGGCCCTGGGCATCTGTTGAACCCGTCGCAGGTGCCTTACCGCGCGAACATTTACGCGCTCAAGTCACTTGGCGTGACGCACGTGGTGGCGAGCGGTGCGGTGGGTTCGCTGCGTGAGAGCGTTCGGCCGGGCGACCTGATGATTCCGGACCAGGTGATTGACAAGACGACGAAGCGTGCGAATACCTTTTATGACGCGGCGGCGGTGCACGTGGAGTTAGCGGAGCCGTTCTGTCCCGTGATGCGTCGCTGGTTGCTGGAGGCGTCGGAGCGGCTGGCCTCGACGCGCGTCGTGGGTTCGGGGACATATGTGTGTATGGAGGGTCCTGCGTTTTCGACGCGTGCGGAGTCGGAGCTGCATCGTTCGTGGGGAGCGGACCTGATCGGGATGACGGTGATGCCTGAGGCGAAGCTGGCGCGTGAGGCGGAGCTGGCTTACGCGTTGGTGGCGTTGCCGACGGATTTCGACTGCTGGCGGCCGGTGGACCCGGATCAGAGTCGTCAGGACTTGCTGGCGGAGATCATCGGCAATCTGCAGAAGGCGACGGCGGCGAGTCTGGCGTTGATTCGGGAGGCGTTATCGGACCTGGAGCTGCTGGCGGCGGAGCCGAGTCCGGCGCACCGGGCGTTGGCGTTGGGGATCTGGTCGGATAAGGCAAAGATTCCGCCGGAGGAGGTTGAGCGTCTGGGTGTTCTGTGGGGCCGTTATTTCAAGGGCGAGGGCTGA
- the tuf gene encoding elongation factor Tu gives MAKGVFERTKPHVNVGTIGHVDHGKTTLTAAITAVQGAKGLAEFTSYDDVAKASAADGRRDATKIVTIATSHVEYETENRHYAHVDCPGHADFVKNMITGAAQMDGAILVVSAADGPMPQTREHVLLARQVNVPKLVVFLNKVDLVDDEELLDLVELEVQELLAKYEFEDDTPIVRGAAFPALQNPGDATASASITELMEAVDTWIPEPERETDKPVLMSIEDVFSIKGRGTVATGRIERGVMKVGDEVEIIGLGDTQKTTVTGVEMFNKTLEEGQAGDNVGALLRGIEKDDVQRGQVLAAPKSITPHVKFEGEVYVLTKEEGGRHSPFFNGYKPQFYFRTTDVTGGITLMGGAEMCMPGDNITMTVDLGEKPIAMEEGLRFAVREGGRTVGAGVVTKILE, from the coding sequence ATGGCCAAGGGTGTTTTCGAGCGTACCAAGCCACACGTCAACGTCGGCACCATCGGACACGTCGACCATGGCAAGACAACTCTGACGGCGGCGATCACCGCGGTTCAGGGCGCCAAGGGACTGGCGGAATTCACTTCGTATGACGACGTTGCCAAGGCATCGGCGGCGGACGGTCGTCGTGACGCGACGAAGATCGTGACGATCGCGACGTCGCACGTTGAGTACGAGACGGAGAACCGTCACTACGCTCACGTCGACTGCCCGGGCCACGCCGACTTCGTGAAGAACATGATCACCGGTGCCGCCCAGATGGACGGCGCGATTCTGGTGGTTTCGGCCGCGGACGGCCCGATGCCCCAGACGCGTGAGCACGTGCTGCTCGCCCGCCAGGTGAACGTTCCCAAGCTGGTGGTCTTCCTGAACAAGGTCGACCTTGTGGACGACGAAGAGCTTCTCGACCTGGTCGAGCTGGAGGTTCAGGAGCTTCTGGCGAAGTACGAGTTCGAGGACGACACGCCGATCGTTCGTGGTGCGGCGTTCCCCGCGCTTCAGAACCCCGGCGACGCGACGGCCTCGGCCTCGATCACCGAGCTGATGGAAGCCGTGGACACGTGGATCCCCGAGCCCGAGCGTGAGACCGACAAGCCGGTCCTGATGTCGATCGAAGACGTCTTCTCGATCAAGGGTCGTGGCACGGTCGCCACGGGTCGTATCGAGCGTGGTGTCATGAAGGTCGGCGACGAGGTCGAGATCATCGGCTTGGGCGACACGCAGAAGACCACGGTGACGGGCGTCGAGATGTTCAACAAGACGCTCGAAGAGGGTCAGGCCGGCGACAACGTCGGTGCCCTGCTCCGCGGTATTGAGAAGGACGACGTGCAGCGTGGCCAGGTTCTGGCGGCGCCGAAGTCGATCACGCCACACGTCAAGTTTGAGGGCGAGGTCTATGTTCTGACCAAGGAAGAGGGCGGACGACACTCGCCGTTCTTCAATGGTTACAAGCCGCAGTTCTACTTCCGCACGACGGACGTCACGGGCGGCATCACCCTGATGGGTGGTGCGGAGATGTGCATGCCTGGCGACAACATCACGATGACGGTTGATCTGGGTGAGAAGCCGATCGCGATGGAAGAGGGCCTGCGTTTTGCGGTTCGTGAGGGCGGTCGCACGGTGGGTGCGGGCGTCGTGACGAAGATCCTCGAGTAG
- the ilvB gene encoding biosynthetic-type acetolactate synthase large subunit, whose product MPLSRAQLRATQIPTHGPATDRFTGKTGAQIFHDLMVEHQVEAIFGYPGGAILPVFDAIYGSEQFNFILSRHEQGAGHMAEGYARVTGKPGVVLVTSGPGATNTVTPMQDALMDGTPLVVFAGQVATGAIGTDAFQEADMTGITRPCTKWNTLVKRVEDIPRAINTAFHVATTGRPGPVFVDLPKDVTAAILNGTCHPDPFLPGYHIREAGTSSEIERAAKLINIARKPVLYVGQGAILSGATDVLRQCAEKAGIPVTTSLLGLGAFDETHDLSLHMLGMHGAAYANWAMRDADLIISVGARFDDRVTGKIASFAPGARAAEREGRGGIIHFDIAPEQINKAVPVTIGVEGDARKNLELLLPLLENADRSDWLQQCQTWKREQPFRYDLDEREFHLKPQAVIEELNKQTDSNAIITTGVGQHQMWAAQFYQYRTPRQWLSSGGLGTMGFGVPSSVGAAIGEKILAQHENRPPRHVINIDGDGSFSMTAMEMVTAAQYGIHAKTIILNNDFQGMVKQWQDLFYDERYSHTEMHNPDFVALTDAMNCKGFRVTKLADLPSVMAEFLAHDGPAVLDALVEKHEHVYPMVPAGKTVDDMVLGPKS is encoded by the coding sequence ATGCCGCTCAGCCGCGCACAACTCAGAGCGACCCAGATCCCCACCCACGGACCCGCCACCGACCGATTCACCGGCAAGACCGGTGCACAGATCTTCCACGATCTCATGGTCGAACATCAGGTCGAAGCCATCTTCGGATACCCCGGCGGAGCGATCCTCCCCGTCTTCGACGCCATCTACGGCTCCGAACAGTTCAACTTCATCCTCTCACGCCACGAGCAGGGCGCCGGTCACATGGCCGAGGGCTACGCCCGCGTCACCGGCAAGCCAGGCGTCGTCCTCGTGACTTCCGGACCCGGTGCCACCAACACCGTCACACCCATGCAAGACGCCCTCATGGACGGCACGCCCCTCGTCGTCTTCGCCGGACAGGTCGCCACCGGCGCCATCGGCACCGACGCCTTCCAGGAAGCCGACATGACCGGCATCACACGGCCCTGCACCAAGTGGAACACGCTCGTCAAACGCGTCGAGGACATCCCCCGCGCCATCAACACCGCCTTCCACGTCGCCACCACCGGACGACCCGGACCCGTCTTCGTCGACCTCCCCAAGGACGTCACCGCCGCCATCCTCAACGGAACCTGCCACCCCGACCCCTTCCTCCCCGGATACCACATCCGCGAGGCGGGCACCTCCTCCGAGATCGAACGCGCCGCGAAACTCATCAACATCGCCCGCAAACCCGTCCTCTACGTCGGGCAGGGCGCCATCCTCTCCGGGGCCACCGACGTCCTCCGACAATGCGCTGAGAAGGCCGGCATCCCCGTCACCACCTCGCTCCTGGGCCTCGGCGCCTTCGACGAGACCCACGACCTCTCCCTCCACATGCTTGGCATGCACGGTGCCGCCTACGCCAACTGGGCCATGCGCGACGCCGACCTGATCATCTCCGTCGGCGCACGCTTCGACGACCGCGTCACCGGCAAGATCGCCTCCTTCGCGCCGGGGGCACGGGCCGCCGAACGCGAGGGCCGAGGCGGCATCATCCACTTCGACATCGCCCCCGAGCAGATCAATAAGGCCGTCCCCGTCACCATCGGCGTCGAGGGCGACGCACGCAAAAACCTCGAGCTACTCCTGCCCCTCCTCGAGAACGCCGACCGCTCCGACTGGCTCCAGCAGTGCCAGACCTGGAAACGCGAGCAGCCCTTCCGCTACGACCTCGACGAACGCGAATTCCACCTCAAGCCACAGGCCGTGATCGAAGAACTCAACAAACAGACCGACAGCAACGCCATCATCACCACCGGCGTCGGACAGCACCAGATGTGGGCCGCGCAGTTCTATCAATACCGAACCCCACGCCAGTGGCTCTCCTCAGGCGGGCTCGGGACCATGGGCTTCGGCGTCCCCAGCTCCGTCGGCGCAGCGATCGGCGAAAAAATCCTCGCCCAGCACGAAAACCGACCGCCTCGCCACGTCATCAACATCGATGGCGACGGCTCCTTCTCCATGACCGCCATGGAAATGGTCACCGCAGCCCAGTACGGCATCCACGCCAAGACCATCATCCTCAACAACGACTTCCAGGGCATGGTCAAGCAGTGGCAGGACCTCTTCTACGACGAACGCTACTCCCACACCGAGATGCACAACCCCGACTTCGTCGCACTCACCGACGCCATGAACTGCAAGGGCTTCCGAGTCACCAAACTCGCTGACCTGCCCAGTGTGATGGCCGAGTTCCTCGCCCACGACGGGCCCGCCGTCCTCGACGCCCTCGTCGAAAAACACGAGCACGTCTACCCCATGGTCCCCGCCGGCAAGACAGTCGATGACATGGTCCTCGGCCCGAAAAGCTGA
- a CDS encoding RNA polymerase sigma factor, whose protein sequence is MDRDSFRQLALDEMDALYRMAMHLTRHPDEASDLVQETYLKALKAEDRFELREQGIRPWLFKILHNNFYTRVGKRKREPTIADDLIPNQTGDNGSGETPAWDLEHLDWEQVDDRLKHAIEDLPDHYREVLLLWAVEGLKYREIAEVLDVPLGTIMSRLYRARSILSESLGELASEHGIRQPEDEDS, encoded by the coding sequence GTGGACCGTGACAGCTTCCGACAACTCGCCCTCGACGAAATGGACGCCCTCTACCGGATGGCCATGCACCTCACACGCCACCCCGATGAGGCCTCCGACCTTGTCCAGGAAACCTACTTAAAGGCACTCAAGGCCGAGGACCGATTCGAACTCCGCGAGCAGGGCATCCGCCCCTGGCTCTTCAAAATCCTCCACAACAACTTCTACACCCGCGTCGGCAAGCGGAAACGCGAACCCACCATCGCCGACGACCTCATCCCCAACCAGACAGGCGACAACGGCTCGGGCGAAACACCCGCCTGGGACCTCGAACACCTCGACTGGGAACAGGTCGACGACCGACTCAAACACGCCATCGAAGACCTCCCCGATCACTACCGCGAAGTCCTCCTGCTCTGGGCCGTCGAAGGACTCAAATACCGCGAAATCGCCGAAGTCCTCGACGTCCCCCTCGGAACCATCATGAGCCGCCTCTACCGCGCCAGAAGCATCCTCTCCGAGTCCCTCGGCGAACTCGCCTCCGAGCACGGCATCCGGCAGCCGGAGGACGAAGACTCATGA
- a CDS encoding N-acyl amino acid synthase FeeM domain-containing protein, with translation MSEQESSTGAESFEPSANGSGLTFDVARDLAEVEECWSLVYRSYIKAGLIEPNAERVHTVPQTISPGTLVAYGRIHDVIVSTMTVYLDGPLGLPLDMVYKDELDQLRGEGRKLVELGLFADRRQHLYRSIDAILELMRYCTHYSVNEGHLDAVVGVNPRHVPFYVKLLGFEAIGETKTYETVNDFPVVLLHLDWPKKTAMKRLPKGLAHLHEPAISPDYYATRCVLTPERIAGTPVEKAVERKSVALSAM, from the coding sequence ATGTCAGAGCAGGAATCGTCCACGGGAGCGGAGTCGTTTGAGCCGTCGGCGAACGGGTCCGGGCTGACGTTTGACGTCGCTCGTGATCTCGCTGAGGTCGAGGAGTGCTGGTCGCTGGTTTATCGGTCGTACATCAAGGCGGGTCTGATCGAGCCGAACGCGGAGCGGGTGCACACGGTGCCGCAGACGATCTCGCCCGGGACGCTGGTGGCGTATGGCCGAATCCATGACGTGATCGTGAGCACGATGACGGTCTATCTCGACGGCCCTTTGGGTCTGCCTTTGGACATGGTTTACAAGGACGAGTTGGATCAGCTGCGTGGCGAGGGTCGGAAGCTGGTGGAGCTGGGGTTGTTCGCGGACCGCCGTCAGCACCTGTACCGGTCGATCGACGCGATCCTGGAGTTGATGCGTTATTGCACGCATTACTCGGTGAACGAGGGGCATCTGGATGCGGTGGTGGGTGTGAACCCGCGGCACGTGCCGTTCTATGTGAAGCTGCTGGGGTTTGAGGCGATCGGTGAGACGAAGACCTACGAGACGGTGAACGACTTCCCGGTGGTGCTGTTGCACCTGGACTGGCCGAAGAAGACTGCGATGAAGCGTCTGCCAAAGGGTCTGGCGCATCTTCACGAGCCGGCGATCAGCCCGGACTACTACGCGACGCGTTGTGTGCTGACGCCTGAGCGGATCGCGGGGACGCCTGTTGAGAAGGCGGTGGAGCGCAAGTCGGTGGCGTTGTCGGCGATGTGA
- the rpmG gene encoding 50S ribosomal protein L33, with the protein MAKKSKDAVEYVWLQCTECNDLNYRTPINVKGGLPEKLKDGLKKYSPRLRKHTIHKIKRK; encoded by the coding sequence ATGGCCAAGAAATCGAAGGACGCGGTGGAGTATGTTTGGCTTCAGTGCACGGAGTGCAATGACCTGAACTACCGCACGCCGATCAACGTGAAGGGCGGTCTTCCGGAGAAGCTCAAGGACGGGTTGAAGAAGTACTCGCCTCGGTTGCGGAAGCACACGATCCACAAGATCAAGCGCAAGTAA
- a CDS encoding FAD-binding oxidoreductase has protein sequence MCAQIADTQKFLGRVARILPDDRIDATETTRQRYGRSTFGNPRVPDAILYPVTTDEVAGIVKAANDTNTAVHAISRGKNWGYGDAGPVERGQVILDLSRMNQVLELNRELAYAVIQPGVSQGQLSQHLAEHAPDLWVDATGAGVDASLVGNTLDHGFGHTRYGDHFLSCCGMEVVLPDGRVIHTGYGHYPNAKSDKVYPYGVGPMLDGLFVQSNMGIVTRINIWLMPKPEDFCSFVFMGHNDHDLEDIVNRLAPLRMQGLLQSAIHIGNDLRIMSARMRYPFDQTQGITPLPEDVRADIRKQGMIGMWNGCGSVSGTKGTVRAVRKELARVLKPYNVRFINDQRLALAERIQKGLAMVGAGGWLGEMLGIFKPVYGLLKGEPSNEHIRGAAWRVRDPEPELPADPLDVHAGIAWLSPVVPNRGEDARQLMNLMEPVYQKHGFDSLVTFTMITERAMICITNISFDKRIPEECQRAQDCYEELMKILMESGFIPYRSGPTGYAKLRLEGDPFWDVVNSIKQTLDPNDTISPGRYVAPLDDKPSTQHRLAG, from the coding sequence ATGTGCGCGCAGATCGCCGATACCCAGAAGTTTCTCGGACGTGTCGCCCGGATCCTCCCCGACGACCGCATCGACGCCACCGAGACCACACGCCAGCGCTACGGCCGATCGACCTTCGGCAACCCCCGCGTCCCCGACGCCATCCTCTACCCCGTCACCACCGACGAGGTCGCCGGGATCGTCAAGGCCGCCAACGACACCAACACCGCCGTCCACGCCATCTCACGCGGCAAGAACTGGGGCTACGGCGACGCAGGACCGGTCGAACGCGGACAGGTCATCCTCGACCTCTCACGCATGAACCAGGTCCTCGAACTCAACCGCGAACTCGCCTACGCCGTCATCCAGCCAGGCGTCTCCCAGGGCCAACTCAGCCAGCACCTCGCCGAACACGCACCCGACCTCTGGGTCGATGCCACCGGCGCAGGCGTCGACGCCAGCCTCGTCGGCAACACCCTTGACCACGGGTTCGGGCACACACGCTATGGCGACCACTTCCTCTCCTGCTGCGGCATGGAAGTCGTCCTCCCCGACGGCCGCGTCATCCACACCGGCTACGGCCACTACCCCAACGCCAAAAGCGACAAGGTCTACCCCTATGGCGTCGGGCCCATGCTCGACGGGCTCTTCGTCCAGTCCAACATGGGCATCGTCACACGCATCAATATCTGGCTCATGCCTAAACCCGAGGACTTCTGCTCCTTCGTCTTCATGGGACACAACGACCACGACCTCGAAGACATCGTCAACCGACTCGCACCCCTCCGCATGCAGGGACTCCTCCAGAGCGCGATCCACATCGGCAACGACCTGCGCATCATGTCCGCACGCATGCGCTACCCGTTCGACCAGACGCAGGGCATCACCCCCCTGCCCGAAGACGTCCGCGCCGACATCCGCAAGCAGGGCATGATCGGCATGTGGAACGGCTGCGGCTCCGTCTCCGGCACAAAAGGCACCGTCAGGGCCGTCCGCAAGGAACTCGCCCGAGTCCTCAAGCCCTACAACGTCCGCTTCATCAACGACCAGCGACTCGCCCTCGCCGAACGCATCCAGAAGGGTCTGGCCATGGTCGGCGCGGGAGGCTGGCTCGGCGAGATGCTCGGCATCTTCAAGCCCGTCTACGGCCTGCTCAAGGGTGAACCCTCCAACGAACACATCCGCGGCGCCGCCTGGCGCGTCCGCGACCCCGAGCCCGAGCTGCCCGCCGACCCGCTCGACGTCCACGCCGGCATCGCATGGCTGTCGCCCGTCGTGCCGAACCGTGGCGAAGACGCTCGACAGCTCATGAACCTGATGGAACCCGTCTACCAGAAACACGGCTTCGACTCGCTGGTCACCTTCACCATGATCACCGAACGCGCCATGATCTGCATCACCAACATCTCCTTCGACAAACGCATCCCCGAAGAGTGCCAGCGCGCCCAGGATTGCTACGAGGAACTGATGAAGATCCTCATGGAGTCCGGCTTCATCCCCTACCGCAGCGGGCCCACCGGCTACGCCAAGCTCCGCCTCGAAGGCGACCCCTTCTGGGACGTGGTCAACAGCATCAAGCAGACCCTCGACCCCAACGACACCATCAGCCCCGGACGCTACGTCGCACCACTCGACGACAAGCCATCCACACAGCACCGACTCGCCGGCTGA
- a CDS encoding carbon storage regulator: protein MLALTRRAGEEVVIGDPKNPLGVIRVVDIHGDKVRLAFDFPRDTQVNRRELAEQKARGNDPRQRSNNDHD, encoded by the coding sequence ATGCTCGCACTCACCCGACGCGCCGGAGAAGAGGTCGTCATCGGTGACCCCAAGAACCCCTTGGGCGTCATCCGAGTCGTCGATATCCATGGCGACAAGGTCCGCCTCGCCTTCGACTTCCCACGCGACACCCAGGTCAACCGACGCGAACTCGCCGAGCAGAAAGCCCGAGGCAACGACCCCCGACAACGCTCCAACAACGACCACGACTGA
- a CDS encoding anti-sigma factor: MADNQHKITLMAYADGELDVEQTIKLLGEAGLCKNDEDCIRQAQQLRKACRSCLDDPASTKTPDSLADCIKAAFDQEQEGNPQPDFQASTRIENHKPVAGRITPWIPSGVAALFLLSGLAFWTNTLLQIQNGPNGTRTAQNTTLMNAPGTQIALAEFDAFAGRHGECARNTALMHDSLKLPTNIQALPGALGDYFGDSFDQTMPMDLAVLGFHYVKAGKCTLPTDGAIHVLYKPAPDTQATSPDAPAISLWISTKPGALASSLPQDHLFSAQTSEGKPVFIWRINGLSYFLVGDDPATTRNAVDVLSACAPARPQPVR; the protein is encoded by the coding sequence ATGGCGGACAACCAGCACAAAATCACCCTCATGGCCTACGCAGACGGCGAACTCGACGTCGAGCAGACCATCAAGCTCCTGGGCGAGGCCGGACTCTGCAAAAACGACGAAGACTGCATCCGCCAGGCACAGCAGCTCCGCAAAGCCTGCCGATCCTGCCTCGACGACCCCGCTTCCACCAAAACCCCCGACAGCCTCGCTGACTGCATCAAGGCCGCCTTCGATCAGGAACAGGAGGGCAACCCTCAGCCCGACTTTCAAGCCTCAACCCGAATCGAAAACCACAAGCCCGTAGCCGGACGCATCACACCCTGGATCCCCTCAGGCGTCGCGGCACTCTTCCTCCTCAGCGGACTCGCCTTCTGGACCAACACCCTCCTGCAGATCCAGAACGGCCCCAACGGCACAAGAACCGCTCAAAACACCACCCTGATGAACGCACCGGGCACACAGATCGCCCTCGCCGAGTTCGACGCCTTCGCCGGCCGTCACGGCGAGTGCGCCCGCAACACTGCGCTCATGCACGACAGCCTCAAGCTCCCCACCAACATTCAGGCCCTCCCCGGCGCTCTGGGCGACTACTTCGGCGACTCATTCGACCAGACCATGCCCATGGACCTCGCCGTCCTCGGATTCCACTACGTCAAGGCAGGAAAGTGCACCCTCCCCACCGACGGCGCCATCCATGTCCTTTACAAGCCCGCTCCCGATACCCAGGCCACCTCACCCGACGCCCCCGCCATCAGCCTCTGGATCAGCACCAAACCCGGCGCACTCGCCTCCTCACTGCCCCAGGACCACCTCTTCTCCGCACAGACCTCTGAGGGCAAGCCCGTCTTCATCTGGCGCATCAACGGCCTCTCCTACTTCCTCGTCGGCGACGACCCCGCCACCACACGCAACGCCGTCGACGTCCTCAGCGCCTGTGCCCCCGCCAGGCCGCAACCCGTTCGATAA